A window of the Xanthocytophaga agilis genome harbors these coding sequences:
- a CDS encoding DUF4159 domain-containing protein has product MRYTHYKHVFAFCLLLFTLHLAAQQPVLKIAKLKYNGGGDWYSNKTSLPNLITFCNQNLKLNLAPEEEVVEVGSAELFSYPFVHMTGHGNVVFSDAEAKNLRKYLISGGFLHIDDNYGLDKFIRLEMKKVFPELNFVEIPFNHPVYHQRFEFSKGLPKVHEHDGKSPQGFGIFYQGRLVCFYSYECDLGNGWEDQSVYNDPEDKRQQALRMGANLISFAFTTY; this is encoded by the coding sequence ATGAGATATACTCACTATAAACATGTTTTCGCATTCTGCCTGCTTTTGTTTACACTTCACCTGGCAGCCCAACAACCTGTACTAAAAATCGCTAAGTTGAAATATAATGGAGGTGGTGACTGGTATTCCAACAAAACATCCTTACCGAACCTGATTACTTTCTGCAATCAAAACCTGAAATTAAATCTGGCTCCTGAGGAAGAGGTGGTAGAAGTAGGTAGTGCAGAATTATTTTCTTATCCATTTGTCCATATGACAGGTCATGGCAATGTGGTATTTTCAGATGCAGAAGCTAAAAACCTTCGTAAATACCTTATTTCAGGTGGCTTTTTACATATTGACGACAACTATGGTCTGGATAAGTTTATACGATTGGAAATGAAAAAGGTATTTCCAGAACTTAACTTTGTTGAGATCCCGTTCAATCATCCGGTTTACCATCAGCGTTTTGAGTTCTCTAAGGGACTGCCCAAAGTACACGAACATGATGGCAAGTCACCTCAGGGATTTGGAATTTTTTATCAGGGCCGCCTTGTCTGCTTTTATAGTTATGAATGTGATCTTGGAAATGGCTGGGAGGATCAATCTGTTTACAATGATCCGGAAGATAAACGCCAACAGGCTTTACGTATGGGAGCAAATCTGATTAGCTTCGCTTTCACTACTTATTAA
- a CDS encoding sensor histidine kinase, with protein MATEKVIIDDMKYRWVGIPLIGLVMHFFSHDTRGVSWLSIDFLQGWLTACVFTFLYWVGNAWIWKKLTHTFPHYSQTRKRLLLLALYSLLYSLIVPGMLDVILMYFTDLACTYDSFMGSCLVGLIPTFLCLLIYESVFFFESWKANVKKTEALARENVQSQLETLKNQLDPHFLFNSLNTLASLIDDQNTPAQEYLERLADVYRYVLVSREKNTVTLEEEMDFLDAYIYLNKVRFRENLKVEKKISSNAYQQQVAPLSIQMLVENAIKHNIVSKDKPLTIKISQEDDNYLAIENNVQEKITFEKSTKVGLQNIINRYSLLTNKQVNIHKSPDLFTVRIPLLQAI; from the coding sequence ATGGCAACAGAGAAAGTAATCATAGATGATATGAAGTATCGATGGGTCGGTATCCCATTGATTGGATTGGTTATGCATTTTTTCTCACATGATACAAGAGGCGTTTCTTGGTTAAGTATTGATTTTCTACAAGGTTGGCTTACTGCTTGTGTATTTACATTTTTATATTGGGTTGGTAACGCATGGATTTGGAAGAAACTTACACATACGTTTCCACATTACTCACAAACCCGGAAACGACTGCTTTTGCTTGCTCTGTATAGCTTGCTGTACAGTCTTATCGTGCCGGGAATGCTGGATGTGATACTTATGTATTTTACAGATCTTGCATGTACCTATGATTCATTTATGGGAAGTTGTCTAGTTGGGTTAATACCTACATTTCTGTGTTTGCTGATTTACGAAAGTGTATTCTTTTTTGAGTCCTGGAAAGCGAATGTAAAAAAGACAGAAGCACTGGCACGGGAAAATGTGCAGTCACAATTGGAGACATTAAAAAACCAACTAGACCCCCACTTCTTATTTAATAGTTTGAATACACTTGCCTCACTAATAGATGATCAGAATACCCCCGCTCAGGAATACTTAGAGCGCTTGGCAGATGTGTACAGATATGTCTTGGTAAGTCGCGAAAAAAATACGGTAACGTTGGAAGAGGAAATGGACTTCCTGGATGCCTACATCTACCTTAACAAAGTTCGTTTTCGGGAAAATCTGAAAGTGGAGAAAAAAATCTCTTCCAACGCTTATCAACAACAGGTGGCGCCTTTGAGTATACAAATGCTGGTAGAAAATGCTATCAAACACAATATAGTTTCCAAAGACAAGCCTCTTACTATAAAGATATCACAAGAAGATGATAACTATCTAGCTATAGAAAATAACGTTCAGGAAAAGATAACTTTTGAAAAATCTACTAAGGTAGGATTACAGAATATTATTAATCGTTATAGCTTGCTTACAAACAAACAAGTTAACATACACAAAAGTCCGGATCTTTTTACTGTTCGGATTCCTTTGTTACAAGCCATATGA
- a CDS encoding TonB-dependent receptor translates to MKGNFFTLLFLLFTGNLLAQQSTQTIRGKITDAASKMPIVGAAIMVLGTNPPIGTSSDADGSFRLSNVKVGRASLKITFVGYEDLFLADVIINAGKETILDLSMTESLHTLNEVTVTYKRSEDNRVTNNEMVTLSSRPFNPSETLKYAGSLGDPSRMAANFAGVSGANDARNDIIVRGNSPSSVLWRLDGVNIPNPNHFSSLGTTGGPVSMLNANLLAKSDFMSGAFPAEYANALGSVFDLRLRKGNDEKNEFLLQSGFNGLEVGAEGPYSKKSKASYLINYRYSAVALMSSLGFEIAGTPYYQDFTFKTDIPVGKRGTLTAWTIGGKSHINFWGKDVDTEGDAYGDENENTRVKFSTGIGAISYEHRFSDRTYGKLTVSGSRTTQNYEGDTVIYNGENSKDILQEIHTNTASFTNEKLSANAYLSHKLSARDKISEGIIADLSQFNLQNKELYPETKQLIGNKGNTLLFQGYAQWKHRFNEKLSMNTGASVLHYQLNNKTVVEPRIGFNYALTPGSSLNIAYGLHSNLQPILVYFYQTKQTDGSYTQTNKNLDFTRSHHFVLGYERNLTQNLHLKVEAYYQSLYDVPVEQRPSYYSILTEGANFNPISVDSLLNKGAGRNYGLEVTLEKYFSKNYYFLVTGSFFDSKYKGSDGIERNSPFNSKYVVNLLAGKEFHIGKKDNVLSINWKLTTTGGRYIQVIDMARSVEMNTTIFDNSQAYTKQQSAYFRTDLKIGYKMNRKHSTHELAIDLQNITNNQNIFQQAYNPRTNRIGTAYQQGFLPIPYYKLTF, encoded by the coding sequence ATGAAAGGCAATTTTTTTACTCTACTCTTCTTATTGTTTACAGGCAATCTTCTTGCCCAACAATCTACCCAGACTATTCGGGGAAAAATTACAGATGCGGCTTCAAAAATGCCTATAGTAGGAGCTGCTATTATGGTACTAGGCACTAATCCTCCAATTGGTACCAGTTCGGATGCAGATGGTAGCTTCCGCCTTTCAAATGTTAAAGTTGGACGAGCTAGTCTGAAGATAACATTTGTAGGATACGAAGATTTGTTTTTGGCCGATGTGATTATAAATGCAGGAAAGGAAACCATTCTGGATCTAAGCATGACTGAGAGTCTTCACACATTGAATGAAGTTACAGTGACGTATAAGCGAAGTGAAGATAACAGAGTGACAAATAACGAGATGGTCACTCTCAGCTCTCGACCTTTCAATCCTTCCGAAACACTGAAATATGCAGGTAGTTTAGGCGATCCTTCCCGTATGGCAGCCAATTTTGCAGGCGTAAGTGGTGCCAATGACGCTCGTAATGACATTATTGTAAGGGGAAATTCTCCTTCCTCTGTGCTCTGGCGATTGGATGGCGTAAATATTCCTAATCCCAATCACTTTAGTTCCTTAGGTACGACAGGTGGTCCTGTGTCTATGTTAAATGCTAATCTTCTGGCTAAATCTGATTTCATGTCGGGGGCTTTTCCTGCTGAGTACGCTAATGCATTAGGTTCAGTGTTTGACCTAAGGCTAAGAAAAGGCAATGATGAAAAAAACGAGTTTTTGCTGCAATCAGGATTTAATGGTTTGGAAGTTGGTGCTGAGGGGCCCTATTCGAAAAAGTCAAAAGCTTCTTATCTGATTAACTATCGGTATTCAGCAGTTGCTCTGATGTCCAGTTTAGGGTTTGAGATAGCAGGTACTCCGTATTATCAGGATTTTACATTCAAGACCGATATTCCTGTTGGAAAACGAGGTACACTGACAGCCTGGACAATTGGAGGGAAGAGCCATATAAACTTTTGGGGTAAAGATGTGGATACAGAAGGAGATGCTTACGGAGATGAAAATGAGAATACGCGAGTAAAGTTCTCAACAGGAATAGGTGCCATCTCGTATGAACATCGTTTCTCTGACCGTACCTATGGTAAGCTGACCGTATCTGGTTCACGAACTACTCAAAACTACGAAGGAGACACTGTAATTTATAATGGTGAGAATTCAAAAGATATACTACAGGAAATTCATACCAATACAGCTAGCTTTACAAATGAAAAATTATCAGCCAATGCATACCTAAGTCATAAGCTTAGTGCACGAGATAAAATTTCTGAAGGGATTATTGCAGATCTAAGTCAATTTAATCTTCAGAATAAAGAATTGTATCCTGAAACAAAACAGTTGATTGGTAATAAAGGTAATACGTTGTTATTCCAGGGGTATGCACAGTGGAAGCATCGCTTTAATGAAAAGCTAAGTATGAATACAGGTGCTAGTGTGCTTCATTATCAACTGAATAACAAGACGGTAGTTGAGCCCCGTATCGGCTTTAATTATGCCTTGACTCCTGGTAGTTCTTTAAATATCGCGTACGGTTTACATAGTAATCTGCAGCCTATCCTGGTGTATTTCTATCAGACAAAGCAGACAGATGGTTCGTATACCCAAACAAATAAGAATCTGGATTTTACCCGAAGCCACCATTTTGTACTTGGCTATGAACGAAACCTGACACAAAATCTGCATCTGAAAGTAGAAGCTTATTATCAGTCATTATATGATGTACCTGTAGAGCAGAGACCGAGTTATTATTCTATCTTGACAGAAGGCGCAAACTTTAACCCAATTAGTGTAGATAGTCTGCTTAATAAAGGAGCTGGCCGGAATTATGGCTTAGAAGTTACGTTGGAAAAGTACTTCTCTAAGAATTATTACTTTTTGGTTACAGGATCATTCTTTGATTCCAAATACAAAGGAAGTGATGGTATTGAACGTAACTCTCCTTTCAATAGCAAATATGTGGTCAATTTGCTGGCAGGTAAAGAATTCCATATCGGGAAGAAAGATAATGTGCTATCCATAAACTGGAAACTGACTACTACTGGCGGAAGATATATTCAGGTAATAGATATGGCTCGTTCGGTAGAAATGAATACTACTATATTTGATAACAGTCAAGCCTATACCAAACAACAAAGTGCCTATTTTCGGACAGACCTAAAAATCGGTTATAAAATGAACCGCAAGCATTCTACACATGAACTGGCAATAGACCTACAGAATATAACCAATAATCAGAATATATTCCAGCAGGCATATAATCCCCGGACCAATCGTATTGGAACAGCCTATCAGCAAGGATTCCTTCCTATTCCTTACTATAAGTTGACATTTTAA
- a CDS encoding 16S rRNA (uracil(1498)-N(3))-methyltransferase: MLLFYAPDFTTDSPLLPEEETRHALKVLRLETGEFIHITDGKGNLYTTKIVSSDLKKPRFQIMQHQSDYGKRDYFIHVAVAPTKNPDRTEWLVEKCVELGIDTISFIQCDHSERKHFKTDRLEKICVSAMKQSLKAQLPEIQDIIPFEKFVTKTDLWDQKFIGYLDEQKKYYLSEIAKPNQRYCILIGPEGDFSPREVGMAQQQGFIPVSLGESRLRTETAAMAACHILNIINQK; this comes from the coding sequence GTGTTACTTTTTTACGCACCTGATTTTACAACAGATTCACCCCTATTACCAGAAGAAGAAACGCGTCACGCCTTAAAGGTATTACGACTAGAGACTGGTGAATTCATACATATAACAGATGGGAAAGGCAACTTATATACTACTAAAATTGTCTCATCTGATTTAAAAAAACCTCGCTTTCAGATAATGCAACATCAGTCGGATTATGGAAAACGGGATTATTTCATTCATGTAGCAGTAGCACCCACCAAAAATCCAGACCGAACAGAATGGCTGGTCGAGAAATGTGTGGAACTGGGCATTGATACAATTAGCTTTATTCAGTGTGATCATTCTGAACGAAAGCATTTCAAAACAGATCGACTGGAAAAAATCTGTGTTTCAGCGATGAAACAATCTCTGAAAGCACAATTACCCGAAATACAAGATATCATTCCTTTTGAAAAATTCGTTACTAAAACAGACCTCTGGGATCAGAAGTTTATAGGCTATCTGGATGAACAGAAAAAATACTATCTTTCGGAAATAGCCAAACCCAATCAACGATACTGTATCCTGATCGGACCAGAAGGTGATTTTTCACCCAGAGAGGTAGGAATGGCACAACAACAGGGCTTTATTCCTGTAAGTTTAGGAGAAAGTCGCTTACGTACGGAGACAGCAGCAATGGCGGCTTGCCATATTCTAAACATTATTAATCAAAAGTAA
- a CDS encoding LytTR family DNA-binding domain-containing protein: protein MKTLIIEDEYPAAERLEKMIHKADADIQIIGVLDSIAAAGNWFSVNPLPDLIFSDIQLSDGLSFQIFELFSVKAPIIFTTSYDEYAIKAFKVKSIDYLLKPIKQQDLEDALAKFKEMQNVFSPSDYALRIESLLDNLHTSGKKYKNRFLVKQHDQLIPIAQEEIAYFLTANEMVCLIRKDGRQFLVDYTLEELDKLLDPQHFFRLNRQFIASLSSITRIHTYFNGKLKLELKPEASQEVLVSREKAQLFKDWMES from the coding sequence ATGAAAACCCTTATTATTGAAGACGAATATCCGGCTGCAGAACGGCTCGAAAAAATGATTCACAAAGCAGATGCTGATATTCAGATTATAGGTGTACTGGATAGTATTGCTGCTGCCGGAAATTGGTTTTCTGTAAATCCGCTGCCAGATCTGATATTTTCAGATATTCAACTTTCAGACGGACTTAGCTTTCAGATATTTGAATTGTTCTCTGTAAAGGCTCCTATCATTTTTACCACATCATACGATGAATATGCTATCAAAGCTTTTAAAGTCAAAAGCATTGATTATTTATTAAAGCCAATCAAGCAACAGGATTTAGAAGATGCACTGGCAAAATTCAAAGAAATGCAAAATGTATTTTCTCCTTCTGACTATGCACTTCGAATAGAATCATTGCTGGATAATCTGCACACTTCCGGAAAAAAGTATAAGAATCGTTTTTTGGTCAAACAACATGATCAGTTGATTCCCATAGCTCAGGAAGAAATTGCCTATTTTTTGACGGCTAACGAGATGGTTTGTCTTATACGCAAAGACGGCCGACAATTTTTAGTAGACTATACATTGGAAGAGTTAGACAAGTTACTAGACCCGCAACATTTTTTTCGCCTCAACAGACAGTTTATTGCGTCACTGTCGTCTATCACCCGCATTCATACCTATTTTAATGGAAAGTTAAAGCTGGAACTAAAGCCCGAGGCCTCTCAGGAAGTATTAGTTAGTAGAGAAAAGGCTCAATTGTTTAAAGACTGGATGGAAAGCTAA